A region from the Bradyrhizobium erythrophlei genome encodes:
- a CDS encoding HlyD family secretion protein, with translation MERGERKLEGVESRHDPGFESDRQEVTARAPSPQESPAVRAPASPVGAETARPEATGKARRASFLRRRPVVSAIGAVLLASAIAGGYLYMDDARHFQSTDDAFVAARQFSIAPKVSGYITAVPVTDNQHVKSGDVIARIDDRDYRTALEQARAQVAAAQASIENIDAQLDVQQAQISANQAQVDQAQATLVFAQQQATRYEHLEQTGYGTVQNSQQYTSQLHQQQAALLSAQATLKLAQRQVEALKAQRKSAVASLAQARAQRDQAQLNLSYTTVTAAQPGRVVNLAAAAGQFAQPGTDLTMFVPDEIWVTANFKENQLDHMRAGDPAMLTIDAYPERKIHGHVDSVQPGSGTAFSLLPAQNATGNYVKIVQRVPVKVVMDDPPTDVALGPGMSVVPTVRVDAKPSLLQRLGRLP, from the coding sequence TTGGAACGGGGCGAACGGAAGCTCGAAGGCGTCGAAAGCCGGCACGATCCCGGTTTCGAGTCCGACCGACAGGAGGTCACCGCCCGGGCTCCCTCCCCGCAAGAAAGCCCGGCCGTCAGAGCGCCTGCCTCACCCGTTGGGGCGGAAACCGCCCGGCCGGAGGCAACCGGCAAAGCGCGCAGGGCCAGCTTCTTGCGTCGCCGCCCCGTTGTCTCGGCCATCGGCGCTGTGCTCCTGGCCTCCGCGATCGCCGGCGGCTACCTCTATATGGACGACGCAAGACATTTCCAGTCCACTGACGATGCCTTCGTCGCCGCGCGGCAGTTTTCGATCGCGCCGAAAGTCTCTGGCTACATCACCGCCGTCCCCGTCACCGACAACCAGCATGTCAAATCCGGCGATGTGATTGCCCGCATCGATGACCGTGACTATCGCACGGCGCTCGAGCAGGCGCGGGCGCAAGTCGCGGCGGCGCAAGCCAGCATCGAGAACATCGATGCGCAACTCGATGTGCAGCAGGCCCAGATCAGCGCCAACCAGGCCCAGGTGGACCAGGCGCAGGCGACGCTGGTGTTCGCACAGCAGCAGGCAACGCGGTACGAGCATCTGGAGCAAACAGGTTACGGCACGGTTCAGAACTCCCAGCAGTATACCTCGCAACTGCATCAGCAGCAGGCTGCACTTCTGAGCGCGCAGGCGACCCTCAAGCTGGCGCAGCGGCAAGTCGAGGCGCTGAAGGCGCAGCGCAAGAGCGCCGTTGCGAGCCTCGCGCAGGCCCGGGCTCAGCGCGACCAGGCGCAACTCAATCTGTCCTACACGACGGTCACGGCGGCCCAGCCGGGGCGTGTCGTCAACCTCGCGGCCGCGGCCGGCCAATTCGCTCAGCCGGGCACGGACCTGACCATGTTTGTGCCGGATGAAATCTGGGTGACGGCGAACTTCAAGGAAAATCAGCTGGACCACATGCGGGCCGGCGATCCGGCAATGCTCACGATCGACGCCTATCCGGAGCGGAAGATCCACGGTCATGTCGACAGCGTTCAGCCGGGATCCGGCACCGCGTTCTCGCTACTGCCGGCGCAGAACGCCACCGGCAACTACGTCAAGATTGTCCAACGCGTGCCGGTCAAGGTCGTCATGGACGATCCGCCGACCGACGTCGCGCTCGGCCCAGGCATGTCCGTGGTTCCGACTGTGCGGGTCGATGCAAAGCCGTCGCTCCTTCAGCGTCTCGGGAGGCTTCCATGA
- a CDS encoding STM4504/CBY_0614 family protein, with product MAVFDLYSKRKKRELGLGTDVFSYDEIPQGLRTQIVHIWTDAIGLPYVNPSEDWFAEDIQRRYQQIVQVLRREYAVFKLVSRRIDPNDPGVSQGELAEWFIGETNTDKLLDAIELSFRVIERLCGVHGYVGRGSSAGGVSRAAIDELNIRFREHGVGYQYSDGQIVRVDSQLIHKEVVVPALAVLRGAKYNNAQAEFLSAYEHFRHGKKQEALVDCYKCFESTMKIICTKRKWPFDPKAAAKDLVNVCLTNGLIPAYWQTHFNGLRSVLESAISTPRNKQAGHGAGAGPAPDIPDDLVSYVLHMTAATVLFLADAEGRLS from the coding sequence ATGGCCGTTTTCGATCTTTATTCTAAGCGCAAGAAGCGTGAGCTGGGCCTCGGAACGGACGTGTTCTCATACGATGAGATACCGCAAGGTCTGCGCACGCAGATTGTTCACATTTGGACCGATGCGATAGGTCTGCCGTATGTAAATCCGTCCGAAGACTGGTTTGCAGAAGATATTCAACGCAGGTATCAGCAAATTGTTCAAGTACTGCGCCGCGAATACGCCGTTTTCAAATTAGTCTCGCGTCGTATCGATCCAAATGATCCAGGCGTATCTCAAGGCGAGCTGGCCGAATGGTTCATCGGTGAGACCAATACGGACAAGCTGCTTGATGCAATTGAGCTGAGTTTCCGCGTTATTGAACGTTTGTGTGGAGTACATGGGTATGTTGGCCGAGGGTCTAGTGCTGGAGGCGTATCCCGGGCTGCCATCGACGAGCTTAACATTCGCTTCAGAGAGCACGGTGTCGGCTACCAGTACAGTGATGGTCAGATCGTTCGCGTCGATTCGCAGCTAATTCACAAGGAAGTCGTGGTGCCTGCGTTGGCGGTGTTGCGAGGTGCCAAATACAACAATGCCCAGGCTGAGTTTCTGAGTGCCTATGAGCACTTCAGGCATGGCAAGAAGCAGGAAGCATTAGTGGACTGCTACAAGTGCTTCGAAAGCACCATGAAGATAATTTGCACCAAGCGTAAATGGCCGTTCGACCCGAAGGCCGCGGCGAAAGACCTCGTGAACGTGTGCCTGACGAATGGCCTTATACCCGCATACTGGCAGACTCACTTCAACGGGCTGCGCAGTGTGCTGGAGTCTGCAATATCGACGCCCCGCAATAAGCAGGCTGGACATGGAGCAGGGGCAGGCCCCGCGCCTGATATACCGGACGATCTTGTTTCCTACGTTCTACACATGACTGCAGCGACGGTGCTGTTTCTTGCGGACGCCGAGGGGCGGCTTTCATGA
- a CDS encoding antitoxin — protein sequence MHGRSQAVRLPKEFRFEGTEVRVSKVGNKVILEPMKNQPIDVEAWFARLDELGARDFLPDGIPDDPPAEPDPRVFFDE from the coding sequence ATGCACGGCCGTAGCCAAGCCGTGCGCCTGCCCAAGGAATTTCGCTTCGAGGGCACCGAGGTCCGGGTCAGCAAGGTCGGCAACAAGGTGATCCTGGAGCCGATGAAAAACCAGCCTATCGATGTGGAGGCGTGGTTCGCGCGTCTTGATGAACTCGGTGCGCGGGATTTTCTTCCCGACGGTATCCCGGACGATCCGCCGGCCGAACCCGATCCGCGTGTATTCTTCGACGAATGA
- a CDS encoding DHA2 family efflux MFS transporter permease subunit yields the protein MSAAAIQADSPASASGRAVNPWVIAILVALASFMEVLDTTIANVALPYIAGGMGVSEDEASWVVTTYLVANAIILTASSYLAKRFGRKPFFLISLGLFTLSSLLCGNAPNLNALLLFRILQGVGGGGMVPVAQSILADSFPPAKRGQAFALFGVAVVVAPVVGPTLGGWLSDNISWQWCFLVNVPVGVFAMAMIALVLREPKTARAERQSQQGNKFDVVGFILIATFLGALEVVLDRGLEYDWFGSPFIVTFATICGLAFVLMIPWEMSHRNPAVDLRMVASRQFGACFLVMLATGAILLATTQFLPQLVQQDFGYTATWAGLMLSPGGLVTMVMMFVVGRLAARVQPKYLIVAGAVIVALSMYDMTNVYGDLGFWYMARLRMLFGIGLPLIFVPIMTASFDGIHPSKTDQASAIINAARNTGGSIGVSIVSNVLTHRQQFHQNRLVEQVIPSSPQYQDTLQHVTNYFTANGSSLAQAHDQAIQWIGQQVQAQASFLGYMDAFWVLMLISLSAVPLALALRKVKLGGPVHMGH from the coding sequence ATGAGCGCCGCTGCGATCCAAGCCGACTCTCCTGCATCCGCAAGCGGTCGCGCGGTTAACCCGTGGGTGATCGCCATCCTGGTCGCGCTCGCGAGCTTCATGGAAGTGCTCGACACCACCATCGCCAACGTGGCGCTGCCCTACATCGCCGGCGGCATGGGGGTGAGCGAGGACGAAGCGTCCTGGGTAGTCACCACCTATCTGGTCGCCAACGCCATCATCCTGACCGCCTCGAGCTATCTGGCAAAAAGGTTCGGCCGCAAGCCGTTCTTCCTGATCTCTCTTGGATTGTTCACCTTAAGCTCGCTGCTTTGCGGCAATGCCCCGAATCTGAACGCGCTCTTGCTGTTCCGCATTCTGCAGGGCGTTGGTGGCGGCGGCATGGTACCGGTTGCCCAGTCGATCCTGGCGGATTCATTTCCGCCGGCAAAGCGCGGCCAGGCTTTTGCGCTGTTCGGCGTCGCCGTTGTCGTGGCGCCGGTGGTGGGGCCGACACTCGGCGGCTGGTTGTCCGACAACATCTCCTGGCAGTGGTGCTTTCTGGTCAACGTACCAGTCGGCGTGTTCGCGATGGCCATGATCGCGCTGGTCCTGCGCGAGCCCAAAACCGCGCGCGCGGAGAGACAGTCGCAGCAAGGGAACAAATTCGACGTCGTCGGCTTCATCCTGATTGCGACTTTCCTCGGCGCGCTGGAGGTCGTGCTGGATCGCGGTCTGGAGTACGATTGGTTTGGTTCACCTTTCATCGTCACGTTCGCGACCATCTGCGGTCTGGCATTCGTGCTGATGATTCCCTGGGAAATGAGCCACCGCAATCCGGCGGTCGACCTGAGGATGGTGGCATCGCGCCAGTTCGGCGCCTGCTTCCTGGTGATGCTGGCGACCGGCGCCATCCTGCTCGCGACCACGCAATTCCTGCCGCAGCTGGTGCAGCAGGATTTCGGCTACACCGCGACCTGGGCTGGCCTCATGCTCTCGCCGGGCGGGTTGGTCACCATGGTGATGATGTTCGTGGTCGGCCGGCTCGCGGCGAGGGTTCAACCCAAATATCTGATCGTGGCCGGCGCCGTGATCGTCGCACTCTCCATGTACGACATGACCAACGTCTACGGCGATCTCGGCTTCTGGTACATGGCGCGCTTGCGGATGCTATTCGGCATCGGACTGCCGCTGATCTTCGTTCCGATCATGACCGCATCCTTTGACGGCATTCACCCATCCAAGACCGACCAGGCCTCGGCCATCATCAATGCGGCACGCAACACAGGCGGCTCGATCGGCGTCTCCATCGTTTCCAATGTGCTGACGCATCGCCAGCAGTTCCACCAGAACCGGCTCGTCGAGCAGGTGATCCCGTCGAGTCCACAATATCAGGACACGCTGCAACACGTCACGAACTACTTCACAGCGAATGGAAGCTCGCTGGCGCAGGCACATGATCAGGCCATCCAATGGATCGGACAGCAGGTGCAGGCGCAGGCGTCCTTCCTGGGCTACATGGATGCATTCTGGGTGCTGATGCTGATCTCGCTTTCCGCCGTGCCGCTCGCGCTTGCGCTCCGCAAGGTCAAGCTCGGCGGACCTGTCCACATGGGCCATTGA
- a CDS encoding serine hydrolase domain-containing protein codes for MQSNAQIDQLLRQKSDAKEIPGVVAIAANSQEVIYQGAFGKRDLSKDDAMTPDSVFWIASMTKAITAAAAMQLVEQGKLSLDAPIGNVLPDLASPQVLEGFDANGEPKLRAARNPITLRHLMTHTAGFCYDLWNGDMVRYLEKTGLPGITSCKNDALKTPLTTDPGTRWEYGINIDFVGKAVEAVSGKKLDAYLRDQIFNPLGMTDTAFKIGESQRQRLVAMHQRGEDGSLAPMPFELEQDPEFHMGGGGLYGTAGDYIKFTQMILNKGKGNGNQVLRPETVAMMGQNHIGELTMTRMTSAIAWATNDVDLYPDIVKKWGLSFVITTAQTPEGRSAGSLAWAGLANTYFWIDPARDVTGVILMQVLPFVDGKCLEAFAGFESGVYAGLDATGQKAA; via the coding sequence ATGCAAAGCAACGCTCAGATCGATCAGCTGCTGCGGCAGAAAAGCGACGCCAAGGAAATTCCCGGCGTCGTCGCCATCGCCGCCAACAGCCAGGAGGTGATCTACCAGGGTGCGTTCGGCAAACGCGACCTGTCGAAAGACGACGCCATGACGCCGGACAGCGTGTTCTGGATCGCCTCGATGACCAAGGCGATCACGGCCGCCGCCGCCATGCAGCTGGTCGAGCAGGGCAAGCTCTCGCTCGACGCGCCGATCGGCAACGTGCTGCCCGATCTCGCCTCACCGCAGGTGCTCGAAGGCTTCGATGCCAATGGCGAACCGAAACTGCGGGCGGCGAGGAACCCGATCACGCTGCGCCATCTCATGACCCATACCGCCGGCTTCTGCTACGATTTGTGGAACGGCGACATGGTGAGGTATCTGGAGAAGACCGGGCTTCCCGGCATCACCAGTTGCAAGAACGACGCGCTGAAGACCCCACTCACCACCGACCCCGGCACGCGCTGGGAATACGGCATCAACATCGATTTCGTCGGCAAGGCGGTCGAGGCTGTGAGCGGCAAGAAGCTCGACGCTTATCTGCGCGACCAGATCTTCAACCCGCTCGGCATGACCGACACCGCCTTCAAGATCGGCGAATCGCAACGCCAGCGCCTCGTCGCCATGCATCAACGCGGCGAGGACGGATCGCTGGCGCCGATGCCGTTCGAACTCGAGCAGGATCCGGAATTCCACATGGGCGGCGGCGGCCTCTACGGCACTGCGGGGGATTACATCAAGTTCACGCAGATGATCCTCAACAAGGGAAAAGGCAACGGCAATCAGGTGCTCAGGCCCGAGACGGTCGCGATGATGGGCCAAAACCACATCGGCGAACTCACCATGACCAGAATGACCTCGGCGATCGCGTGGGCCACCAACGATGTCGATCTCTACCCGGACATCGTCAAGAAATGGGGGCTCTCTTTCGTGATCACGACCGCCCAGACGCCGGAAGGCCGGAGCGCCGGCAGCCTCGCCTGGGCGGGGCTTGCCAACACCTATTTCTGGATCGATCCCGCGCGCGACGTCACCGGCGTGATCCTGATGCAGGTGCTGCCATTCGTGGACGGCAAATGCCTGGAAGCCTTTGCGGGCTTCGAATCCGGCGTCTATGCCGGGCTCGACGCGACCGGCCAAAAGGCCGCCTGA
- a CDS encoding AMP-binding protein, with protein sequence MTEIADSYVCGTADAPLLGDTIGRSLDLAVQRWGNREALVSTSHGVRWTWQEFSGRVEALAAGLLALGLVPGDRIGVWSLNRPEWTLTQFAAAKAGLILVTINPAYRLSELEFALAKVGCAAIVTATAFKTSNYMEMLNTLLPELASSQPGELHAARLPQLRAVIQIGGPAFPGAIAFEAVTRMGGSGHRYTLSIVAKTLQFDDPVNIQFTSGTTGSPKGVTLTHHNILNNGYFVGRAMRLTENDRICIPVPLYHCFGMVMGNLAAVTSGATMVYPGEGFDPLVTLQTIEREKCTTLYGVPTMFIAELDHPEFAKFDLSSLRTGIMAGAPCPIEVMRRVNEQMNMREVTIAYGMTETSPVSFQSATDDPLERRVSTVGRIHPHVEVKVVDLEGRVVPRGERGELCTRGYSVMLGYWDEPEKTADVLDANGWMHTGDIAVIDAEGYCNIVGRIKDMVIRGGENLYPREIEEFLYRHPKIQDVQIFGVADDRYGEELCAWVRIRAGETLTAEEIRAFCQGQIAHNKIPRYIEFVDEFPMTVTGKIQKFLMREAVEEKLGLKAAKTA encoded by the coding sequence TTGACCGAAATCGCGGATAGTTACGTTTGCGGCACAGCCGATGCGCCGCTGCTCGGCGACACCATCGGGCGCAGCCTCGATCTGGCGGTCCAGCGCTGGGGCAATCGCGAAGCGCTGGTCTCAACGAGCCACGGCGTCCGCTGGACCTGGCAGGAATTTTCCGGGCGCGTTGAGGCGCTGGCCGCCGGCTTGCTCGCGCTCGGGCTCGTACCAGGCGATCGAATCGGCGTGTGGTCGCTGAACCGGCCCGAATGGACGCTGACGCAATTTGCCGCCGCCAAGGCGGGGCTCATTCTCGTCACCATCAATCCCGCCTATCGCCTCAGCGAACTCGAATTCGCACTGGCAAAGGTCGGCTGCGCCGCGATCGTCACGGCGACCGCGTTCAAGACCTCCAACTACATGGAGATGCTGAACACGCTGCTGCCCGAGCTGGCGAGCTCGCAACCTGGCGAGCTGCACGCCGCGCGGTTGCCCCAGTTGCGCGCCGTCATCCAGATCGGCGGGCCGGCTTTTCCGGGCGCCATTGCCTTCGAAGCCGTGACGCGCATGGGCGGTTCGGGCCATCGCTACACGCTTTCGATCGTGGCAAAAACGCTGCAGTTCGACGATCCCGTCAACATCCAGTTCACCAGCGGCACCACCGGTTCACCCAAGGGCGTCACGCTGACGCATCACAACATCCTCAACAACGGCTATTTCGTCGGCCGCGCGATGCGGCTGACCGAGAACGACCGCATCTGCATTCCGGTCCCGCTCTATCACTGTTTTGGCATGGTGATGGGCAATCTCGCCGCCGTCACCTCGGGCGCGACCATGGTCTATCCCGGCGAAGGCTTTGATCCCCTGGTGACGCTGCAAACGATCGAGCGGGAGAAATGCACCACGCTGTACGGCGTGCCGACCATGTTCATCGCCGAACTCGATCATCCCGAATTTGCAAAGTTCGACCTGTCGTCGCTGCGCACCGGCATCATGGCCGGCGCGCCCTGCCCGATCGAAGTGATGCGGCGGGTCAACGAGCAGATGAACATGCGCGAGGTCACCATTGCCTACGGCATGACCGAGACCAGCCCGGTCAGTTTCCAGAGCGCCACCGACGATCCCCTGGAGCGCCGGGTATCCACCGTCGGGCGCATCCATCCGCATGTCGAGGTCAAGGTGGTCGATCTCGAGGGCCGCGTGGTGCCGCGCGGCGAACGCGGCGAACTCTGCACCCGCGGCTACAGCGTCATGCTCGGCTATTGGGACGAGCCGGAGAAAACCGCCGATGTGCTCGATGCCAATGGCTGGATGCACACCGGCGATATCGCTGTCATCGACGCCGAGGGCTATTGCAACATCGTCGGCCGCATCAAGGACATGGTGATCCGCGGCGGCGAGAACCTCTACCCGCGCGAGATCGAGGAATTCCTCTATCGTCATCCCAAGATCCAGGACGTGCAGATCTTCGGCGTCGCCGACGATCGCTACGGCGAGGAACTCTGCGCCTGGGTCCGGATTCGCGCCGGCGAGACGCTGACCGCCGAGGAGATCCGCGCCTTCTGCCAGGGCCAGATCGCCCACAACAAGATCCCGCGCTACATCGAATTCGTCGACGAATTTCCGATGACCGTCACCGGCAAGATCCAGAAATTCCTGATGCGCGAGGCGGTCGAAGAGAAGCTCGGATTGAAGGCCGCGAAGACGGCGTGA
- a CDS encoding TetR/AcrR family transcriptional regulator: protein MKKIPAAKAKRATGRFGRPPKELAGEVDTRILDAARKMFLERGFEGASIDEIAEVARAGKATIYARFRDKRALFTEVVTRDILARITEFKAEVPTGSTIEERLTSAASTLLHWGLDNERIALMRLAVAEARRFPDLASTVSRTARDLSTDLGVRLLGQLTQADELRSLPAFAPERLTTTARFFLDLVAVPMLLRALFEVDLKTLDEEIDAHVARSVAFFLAACRHDSVS, encoded by the coding sequence TTGAAGAAGATACCGGCGGCGAAGGCAAAGCGCGCCACAGGGCGCTTTGGCCGGCCGCCCAAGGAGCTTGCCGGCGAGGTTGACACGCGCATCCTCGATGCGGCGCGAAAAATGTTTCTGGAGCGCGGCTTCGAAGGCGCGAGCATCGACGAGATCGCCGAAGTTGCACGCGCGGGAAAGGCGACGATCTATGCCCGCTTCCGCGACAAGCGGGCGCTATTCACCGAAGTGGTGACGCGGGACATCCTTGCCCGGATCACGGAGTTCAAGGCCGAGGTGCCAACCGGCTCAACCATCGAGGAGCGCCTCACAAGCGCCGCCAGCACCTTGCTGCACTGGGGTTTGGACAACGAAAGGATCGCGCTGATGCGACTGGCCGTCGCAGAAGCGCGCCGCTTCCCTGATCTGGCGAGCACCGTCAGCCGGACGGCGCGTGATCTCAGCACTGACCTTGGGGTCCGGTTGCTGGGCCAGTTGACGCAAGCCGACGAGCTTCGGTCGCTGCCGGCCTTTGCTCCGGAGCGCCTGACAACCACAGCTCGTTTCTTCCTCGATCTCGTCGCCGTGCCCATGCTGCTCCGGGCGCTGTTCGAGGTGGACCTCAAGACGCTGGACGAAGAGATCGACGCGCACGTGGCGCGCAGCGTTGCGTTCTTTCTTGCCGCCTGCCGGCACGACAGCGTGAGCTGA